In Perognathus longimembris pacificus isolate PPM17 chromosome 23, ASM2315922v1, whole genome shotgun sequence, a single genomic region encodes these proteins:
- the Duoxa2 gene encoding dual oxidase maturation factor 2 has product MTLWDGVLPFYPQPRHAAGFSVQLLIVILVFLALAASFLLILPGIRGHSRWFWLVRVLLSLFIGAEIVAVHFSGDWFVASVWTNTSYKAFSAERVQAHVGLHVGLVGINITLRGTPVQQLNETIDYNERFTWRLDEDYQKEYVNALKKGLPDPVLYLAEKFTPSSPCGLYSQYHLAGHYAAATLWVAFCFWVLANVLLSTPAPLYGGLALLGAGGLALGAVLAFASVSSAPPCPLRLGARALTPRYGAAFWVTLATGLLSLLLGGAVVLLHSTRPGALRVFLDQSVPGCSNPGSRGAPPFLLSTRPPGAPDAKITTTTTTTAL; this is encoded by the exons ATGACTCTGTGGGACGGTGTGTTGCCTTTTTACCCCCAGCCCCGGCACGCTGCTGGCTTCAGCGTCCAACTGCTCATCGTCATTTTGGTGTTCTTGGCCTTGGCTGCTAGCTTCCTGCTCATTTTGCCTGGGATCCGTGGTCACtcg CGCTGGTTCTGGTTGGTGAGAGTGCTTCTCAGTCTGTTCATAGGTGCAGAAATTGTGG CCGTGCACTTCAGTGGAGACTGGTTCGTGGCTAGCGTGTGGACCAACACATCGTACAAAGCGTTCAGTGCGGAGCGAGTTCAAGCCCACGTCGGACTGCACGTGGGACTGGTGGGCATTAACATAACCCTCAGAG GAACCCCAGTGCAGCAGCTGAACGAGACCATCGACTACAACGAGCGCTTCACGTGGCGTCTGGACGAGGACTACCAGAAGGAGTACGTGAATGCCCTGAAGAAGGGGCTCCCGGACCCAGTGCTGTACCTGGCGGAGAAGTTCACCCCGTCCAGCCCCTGCGGGCTGTACTCCCAGTACCACCTGGCGGGCCATTACGCGGCGGCCACGCTTTG ggtGGCCTTCTGCTTCTGGGTCCTGGCCAACGTGCTGCTGTCCACGCCCGCCCCGCTGTACGggggcctggccctgctgggcgCCGGCGGCCTGGCGCTGGGCGCCGTGCTGGCCTTCGCCTCCGTCTCCTCCGCGCCGCCCTGCCCGCTCCGCCTGGGCGCCCGGGCGCTCACGCCCCGCTACGGAGCCGCCTTTTGGGTCACGCTGGCCACCG gcctCCTGAGCCTGCTGCTGGGAGGGGCCGTGGTGCTGCTGCACTCCACGCGGCCCGGTGCTCTTCGCGTCTTTCTGGACCAAAGCGTCCCGGGCTGCAGTAACCCGGGGAGCAGAGGAGCCCCGCCTTTCCTCCTCAGCACCCGGCCGCCAGGGGCCCCCGACGCGaagatcaccaccaccaccaccaccaccgccttGTAA